One part of the Corallococcus caeni genome encodes these proteins:
- the rpsU gene encoding 30S ribosomal protein S21 has product MPGIRVKEGESIESALKRFKKATEKAGILSEIRKREHYEKPSVKRKKKALAAKKRAVKKARKSY; this is encoded by the coding sequence GAGTGAAGGAAGGTGAGTCCATCGAAAGCGCTCTCAAGCGCTTCAAGAAGGCCACCGAGAAGGCCGGAATCCTTTCCGAGATCCGCAAGCGCGAGCACTACGAGAAGCCTTCCGTGAAGCGGAAGAAGAAGGCCCTCGCCGCCAAGAAGCGCGCTGTGAAGAAGGCCCGCAAGTCGTACTAG